Within Anthonomus grandis grandis chromosome 19, icAntGran1.3, whole genome shotgun sequence, the genomic segment ATTTTctgttttttggaaattatcTGATAATTTGGTTGGGTGACAGTGACAGTGACGGAACGATAGTAGAGCCACCTGCCAATCAATAACAAGCGGCGTGTGCCCTAAGCAGAAAACTGCCTTGCTATCTTTAAGGTCACTGACCCCAAACCTAAAAGAAAACCATTTATGgctgaaaattttaataaactcacGTTTGCCCCTAagatttttaatcataaaaccCCCAGACAAGCCCTCAAAGACCCCGAAAACCTTCGAGAACCTTCACTTAAGCCTCCCTTACACAAAAACCCCTGACCTTAATATAACGGTCAAATTTCAAATTCATATCGACAAAATGGCCGCCGCAATCGGTTCGACTCAGGGTTATTTATGTCagttaattttgtaaataaaaccgGGAATGTGTCGTGAAACATGGTAAAGTTTAGCGTTTTAAAGGGCCTGTACGAGACCGAAAAGACCATAGGGTGCGGGGGGTTCGCCAAAGTGAAATTGGCGACCCACGTAGCCACCGGGGAAAAAGTGGCcataaaaataatggaaaaaaaaatgttaaaagacgATTTGCATAGGGTCAGCCTGGAGCTAAGTGCCCTAAAGAGTTTGTATCACGAGAATATTTGTCAGCTCTATCAGGTAGACCATTTGTAGACCCAACTGTAccacaattttttgaaaaacgccaGTTTTTCTTCGGTTCCAGGTGATGGAAACCGAAACCCATTTTTTCTTGGTAATGGAACACTGCTCAGGTGGTGAACTGTTCGATCATATAGTGGAGAAAAACCGCTTAACAGAAGCAGAAAGTCGCACCTTTTTCAGGCAAATTGTTAGTGCAGTGGCTTACTTGCACAGTTTGGGTTATGCCCACCGAGACTTGAAACCTGTAAATATCACCCCAAACTGGTGTAGTGacgtaaaaaaaatgtttacaaccATTTTAGGAGAACGTTTTACTGGACagaaaccaaaatttaaaattaattgattttggTTTGTGTGCCAAGCCCGAGGGGGGCATGCAGAGCCCCTTGTACACCTCCTGTGGCTCCCCCACTTATGCCGCCCCCGAATTAATTTTGGGGCAACAATATTTGGGACAGGAGGTGGACGTGTGGGCCATGGGGGTCCTGCTTTATGCCTTACTAGCAGGGTGTTTACCATTCGATGATGTTGATGTCAGTAATTTGTATAGGAAAATTTTGGTAAGTGTTTATCTTTAATCTGGGCGCAGTATTTTAgttgattttttgcaaaaactgcaGGTGGAAATGTGGCTTCCTGTGAAAAATCTTTTGTTAGGAAAACTGTTGGTCCAAGAGAGAAACTCTCTGAATAAAAGTTGTAGGGCCTTAAGAGGCctacaatttgcaaaatattttggacaTCTATATATCTataagtgtttatttttaatctggACTCAGTTCAGCTTTTTGAATAAATTCTACAAGCAAGCCATATTCCACTGTTAGGCCGAACTTCTCTTTTACCAGGCTCCAGTGCATCCCCAATCCGTTGTACATCCTTTTGTTCTCCTTGTCCAGTATCctcttgattttctttttaattattttgttaaataggAGGGAGGGGCCCAAAGTGAGCCCTGCTGAGCACAAACATAGGCTGCACCCTCCCAGGAGAGTTATGAAGTTTTTGGGGATTTTATTGGCCAGTAGGGCGTTTATTTGGCCCACtgtatacctgaaaaaaattagtttttaaattaaatttaattgttttttaaaattacttactgGAACTCTTCGGGGGCCAGTTGAGACTTCAGTTTGGGGGGCAGATCAAGCTTATAATGGCTGTGAATACCGTAAACGACATAACGACCGTCACCTCTGATTAAAATTCGGTTGTTTTGGCTCATGTTGTCAGAAAATCGACTTTTTCGAGGTTGACTTATGTGCCAGAATGTTCCAAGAAAAATCCCCTAAAGCCAAAACTGGTTTTTAGAGCGGAAAATACGACGAACCCTCATTTATCTCCAAAGAGAGTCGCTCCCTCATAAGATCGATGCTCCAAGTGGAGCCGAAAAAACGCATCAAAGTCTCCGAGCTGCTCAGTCATCCCTGGATGACGTTGGGCATTCTGTCGCCCGTCAAGTGTCGCCTCCAAAGTCCCATAGACCTAGATCGGGACTGCGTGAAGGTCTGTTAAACGTGTCCTCAATCACGGGAGggtttaccattttttttttttttttttttttttttttttaaaggttatagCAAAATTCTTGGACATCGATGAGGGCGCGGTAAAAAGCGACCTGGAACAGTGGAAATACGACTACACCACCGTAACGTATTTCTTACTGTTGAGTCGAAAGAGGCGAGGGCAAACTTTGAAATTGAACCCCGCCTGTGCCTGGAAGCACGTGAAACACCCCGAACAGGTGCGACAGGacgctcttttttttttttttttgaacctgATAAACAGTTTCGTCTTCTCTTCGTCTTCAGGCGCCGTTAATCGAGCAGCCTCTTGACCCGATTAACGGGCATCACCGCACCCCGAACGGTCCCATCAAAATCCGTCGTAAGTTCGGGGTGAGGAGTCCGGGGTGTTTGAGTCCCGCCTCAAATATGGAGGTCGAAGGGGCCTGTTACAGTCCCGTACAGTTTTTAGATCCGAATTGTGAGAATTATTGCAGCACAAACAGGAAGAGGCCCAGGAGTTCCCTCCTTATGGACGAGGCCAGTCCAGGTAAGAACGAAAACGACGAATTCTGTATAGATGGCTCTGCAAGTCGTTTTTGTTCGATCAAGGGTAGCCATGACGCGCGTTCTTTACGTTTGTTCAAACGGTGTGCGTAAATTACCGAACAGAACTCGCCTTTATTGAGTTAGGTGAGCTTAGGCGAGATGGCGCGGCGTGTTTCGTTTTCGTTAATAATATAATGAGTGATTGTCAAGAGGTCCGGACCATTTTCGAACAAAAATTCCCCGAACAAAACGGTGCAACTTCAGTTGCGAAACGGTCCTTCGATTGTCCCTCCCGATAAATCAGCCGGGTTGTCGCATGTATCTGGCAAACGGTCGACAGGTAAAGCAGTTAAAAGTTTAAAGGGGGAGGGTGGGTAGGCCCCCGCCGGTTTTCTTTACGACCCTGCAACTCTTAAATTAGTTGGGGGACTAATAAGGCTCCCCGGAGCCCCATACGTTTTTCGCGCCCCATAGCTTGGAACTCGCAGGGGCGTACAAGTACCAAATTGCGTCATAACTTCGTTGCGATTTAAGGCGGGTATGGATGCGCCACTGGCCGAAAGTAATGGCCGTTTTAACTTTTGGCGCCTATTCGCGACACCTTACAACTTCCTTGCAAACTAAACTTCTTGGGGGAGTTATTTCGGGCCCGGGGAATTTATGGGGGCAGTTACAGACGGTTTATCGTCCGGAAAAACTATAACTaccctattttaaattaaaaggagtTTTACCTTCTTCCGAAGGGGAAATTTTGGAATCGTTTGGACCTCTTTGGTATTGGCACACCCTCTATTACCACACTGTTGACTTGTTGAAATATATATGGACTTTGCTATTACTTCCTCCagtattttaaacatttctttcaGTGCCGACGAAAAAAGCGACCCCGGGAGCCAAGGGAACCCCCGCCGTCGCAGCAAAAACCCCCGATAGGTAAGGGATCTCTTATACACACAAATATACACCCATACACACACACAAATCCGGGCATTAATTGGTTGTTTTAACCCCAATTTAACGTCGGCGTGTCCCCATAAACAGCGGCCGTTTCGGTTTACTGTACCTCGTACACTTCGCATGTTTACGATTTCAATTAGTTACGCCCATTGATGGCTCTGGATCTCCATATACAGAGAgggttgttgttgttgtttaaatatttcaggagGAATTTGTGCGAAACCCCCGGCTCAGCCAGGAGGATGTTGGGAAGCATCGAGAAGTCTTTCCATAAGGTGCGTCACGTGTTGACCCCCAAGAAACCGGCGATCGTGGTCCAAGAGGGCCCCGTCGTCTTAAATGGCAAGGTAATAAACCTTAAAAGGGGTCCTTAGCGGTGAGATGTTCGACGTGGCAAACGGTGGCGCCCCCGCATAAATTAGTTCGGATACATCTCACCGCTTCGGAACTGTTTTTTAGTGAGAGAGGGTTCTTATTTTAGGACTTGTGTAACGTTTCCACCACCCAGTGTAAGGATCCCGAGTACGTTATCGTGGAACTGTGCAAAGGATTGGAGGGCAAAGGGATCACGTGCACTAGAAAAGGGTGAGTGATTCCGTTATTTATCGATTGCCTAATTTCGTTTACCgttctaataataataaggaaCATAACATGATAGGGAAGTCGCAGATTAGTGAATTACGCAGAATGGTAGCCCCGAGGTTTTAATTGCGCAAATCGAGTACCCGTCCTGACGGGTTATGATGGGTTCGAATGGGTTGTTTGGTTACTAAGTATATACCTGGGGCACCGTTCGGTGGGTGGTACCGTCCATGATAAGTGGGGCGTCATAGGTGGCCTGCTGACGATAACATTAAATTTCAGTTTTCGTATCAAGGGCAGCCTGGAACCGTCTACCGCGAACCGTTTGGGGGGTTGCTCGTTCGAGCTGGAAATTTGTTATCTTCCGCACCTGGGTACGGTCGTTCCCGATCGGACTCTTACCCCGACGAAATCGATCTTGAAACAGGGAATTTTCAATCAGGAAACTGGTCAGAACGAGGCGATTTCGGAGCTTCGGGGTAAGAGTTACGTGGGAATAAAGAGGAAGAGACTGAAGGGCGACTCTTGGTGTTACAAGAAGGTGTGCGAACAGGTGCTGGCGCTCACTTGTACCGGATTTAGTGCCAAGGAGGGACGAATTATGGAGTCGGCCGTTTAAAATTGAATTGTCTTTGCTTAGTGACTGAATTAATTGAAGATTTTGGGTTGTTTTTATAGAGATAATCtcatttatttactattattttgtaaaatatgtaaaaataagactttttgtaatttttcatatgtttttctataattcttttttgtattttttttctaattggcataaagtttatatttaacGCATGcagttaattcttatatttccAGCACGGATAGTATTTATTGTAGTCGTACGGAGCTAAtcaaactttatatttttatatgtttacactcattaaaattatatttggttgttggtgttttttatttttttttggtaaaacttAAACACATAAAACCTTTACTTATGACTTAAGTctcattttaaacttttttcaacacatctcgtgagagtttcgaattcgaactaactataccagcggattgtttttatcaagtagatcatgaaaataccgggttataagggaatcggagcagaactaagaaatcgagtatttttttgacctcgtttttgaggccaaaaatgggcatcaaaaatgccatatctcggctatcgtaaaagctacgaccttgcggatggtctcgttggattcagaaggacaaaactaaggcaaaaccgttggaattttccagatagtgcctatagaagccgagatatcgacctccaaagtttgggatttttcatttttcgggtatacccccccgtatcgaatttttcaccaaaaattgatttttttcgtatttgaactaactataccagcggctttttcccatcacctacaacacaaaaacaccgggttataatgagtttcgagaaaaactaagcgacttatagcactttgaaaatgcgaaaaatcgatttcctttaaacccgaaaatagctatagaaacccctatcagtggcttattcccatcacctacatcacgaaaacaccggattataacggaattcgaccgaaacaagtggaattatagcactttgaaaattcggaaaaaagtcaatttttgacctcgtttttgagcccaaaaatgggccctaaaaatgcaagatctcagctaatatgagagctacgaccttgcggatggtctcgttcgattcagaaggacgaaactaagacaaaaccgttggaattttccagatagtgcctatagaagccgagatatcgacctccaaagtttgggatttttcatttttcgggtatacccccccgtatcgaatttttcaccaaaaattgatttttttcgtatttgaactaactataccagcggctttttcccatcacctacaacacgaaaacaccgggttataatgagtttcgagaaaaactaagggaattatagcactttgaaaatgcgaaaaatcgatttctttaaattcgaaaatagctatagaaacccctatcagtggcttattcccatcacctacatcacgaaaacaccggattataacggaattcgaccgaaacaagtggaattatagcactttgaaaattcggaaaaaagtcaatttttgaccccgtttttgagcccaaaaatgggccctaaaaatgcaagatctcagctaatatgagagctacgaccttgcggatggtctcgttcgattcagaaggacgaaactaagacaaaaccgttggaattttccagatagtgcctatagaagccgagatatcgacctccaaagtttgggatttttcatttttcgggtatacccccccgtatcgaatttttcaccaaaaattgattttttttgtatttgaactaactataccagcggctttttcccatcacctacaacacgaaaacaccgggttataatgagtttcgagaaaaactaagggaattatagcactttgaaaatgcgaaaaatcgatttcctttaaattcgaaaatagctatagaaacccctatcagtggcttattcccatcacctgcatcacgaaaacaccggattataacggaattcgaccgaaacaagtggaattatagcactttgaaaaatcggaaaaaagtcaatttttgaccccgattttgagcccaaaaatgggccctaaaaatgcaagatctcagctaatatgagagctacgaccttgcggatggtctcgttcgattcagaaggacgaaactaagacaaatccgttggaattttcccaatagctcccatagaagccgagatatcggccttcaaagtttgggttttttcatttttcgggtatacccccccgtttggatttttttcagaaatttttttttttttcgaattcgaactaactataccagcggattgtttttatcaagtagatcacgaaaataccgggttataagggaatcggagcagaactaagaaatcgagtatttttttgacctcgtttttacacatctcgtgagagtatcaaaaatgccatatctcggctatcgtaaaagctacgaccttgcggatggtctcgttggattcagaaggacaaaactaagacaaaaccgttggaattttccagatagtgcctatagaagccgagatatcgacctccaaagtttgggatttttcatttttcgggtatacccccccgtatcgaatttttcaccaaaaattgatttttttcgtatttgaactaactataccagcggctttttcccatcacctacaacacaaaaacaccgggttataatgagtttcgagaaaaactaagggacttatagcactttgaaaatgcgaaaaatcgatttcctttaaacccgaaaatagctatagaaacccctatcagtggcttattcccatcacctacatcacgaaaacaccggattataacggaattcgaccgaaacaagtggaattatagcactttgaaatttcggaaaaaagtcaatttttgacctcgtttttgagcccaaaaatgggccctaaaaatgcaagatctcagctaatatgagagctacgaccttgcggatggtctcgttcgattcagaaggacgaaactaagacaaaaccgttggaattttccagatagtgcctatagaagccgagatatcgacctccaaagtttgggattttcatttttcgggtatacccccccgtatcgaatttttcaccaaaaattgatttttttcgtatttgaactaactataccagcggctttttcccatcacctacaacacgaaaacaccgggttataatgagtttcgagaaaaactaagggaattatagcactttgaaaatgcgaaaaatcgatttcctttaaattcgaaaatagctatagaaacccctatcagtggcttattcccatcacctacatcacgaaaacaccggattataacggaattcgaccgaaacaagtggaattatagcactttgaaaaatcggaaaaaagtcaatttttgaccccgtttttgagcccaaaaatgggccctaaaaatgcaagatctcagctaatatgagagctacgaccttgcggatggtctcgttcgattcagaaggacgaaactaagacaaaaccgttggaattttccagatagtgcctatagaagccgagatatcggccttcaaagtttgagtttttttatttttcgggtatacccccccgtttggatttttttcagaaattttttttttttttcgaattcgaactaactataccagcggattgttctcatcaagtagatcacgaaaataccgggttataagggaatcggagcagaactaagaaatcgagtatttttttgacctcgtttttgaggccaaaaatgggcatcaaaaatgccatatctcggcta encodes:
- the LOC126747198 gene encoding maternal embryonic leucine zipper kinase-like; translation: MVKFSVLKGLYETEKTIGCGGFAKVKLATHVATGEKVAIKIMEKKMLKDDLHRVSLELSALKSLYHENICQLYQVMETETHFFLVMEHCSGGELFDHIVEKNRLTEAESRTFFRQIVSAVAYLHSLGYAHRDLKPENVLLDRNQNLKLIDFGLCAKPEGGMQSPLYTSCGSPTYAAPELILGQQYLGQEVDVWAMGVLLYALLAGCLPFDDVDVSNLYRKILSGKYDEPSFISKESRSLIRSMLQVEPKKRIKVSELLSHPWMTLGILSPVKCRLQSPIDLDRDCVKVIAKFLDIDEGAVKSDLEQWKYDYTTVTYFLLLSRKRRGQTLKLNPACAWKHVKHPEQAPLIEQPLDPINGHHRTPNGPIKIRRKFGVRSPGCLSPASNMEVEGACYSPVQFLDPNCENYCSTNRKRPRSSLLMDEASPVPTKKATPGAKGTPAVAAKTPDRRNLCETPGSARRMLGSIEKSFHKVRHVLTPKKPAIVVQEGPVVLNGKDLCNVSTTQCKDPEYVIVELCKGLEGKGITCTRKGFRIKGSLEPSTANRLGGCSFELEICYLPHLGTVVPDRTLTPTKSILKQGIFNQETGQNEAISELRGKSYVGIKRKRLKGDSWCYKKVCEQVLALTCTGFSAKEGRIMESAV
- the LOC126747202 gene encoding cysteine-rich hydrophobic domain-containing protein 1-like gives rise to the protein MSQNNRILIRGDGRYVVYGIHSHYKLDLPPKLKSQLAPEEFQYTVGQINALLANKIPKNFITLLGGCSLCLCSAGLTLGPSLLFNKIIKKKIKRILDKENKRMYNGLGMHWSLVKEKFGLTVEYGLLVEFIQKAELSPD